Proteins from one Peromyscus eremicus unplaced genomic scaffold, PerEre_H2_v1 PerEre#2#chr22_unloc_1, whole genome shotgun sequence genomic window:
- the Cd70 gene encoding CD70 antigen encodes MVEEGRPCPWVLLRPSWNTFLRFGLLMVLILFISCLIYCVLFRKQQQTQLEPLEVHVAELQLNLTVPRKDLTLHWEAGPTLGRSFTHGPGLEKGQLYIRRDGIYRLHIQVTLANCSAACSTVQPRATVTVSICSPASHSISLLRLHFGQSCTVASQRLTRLALGDILCTNLTLPLLPSRNADETFFGIHWVYP; translated from the exons ATGGTGGAGGAAGGTCGCCCTTGCCCCTGGGTGCTGTTACGCCCGAGCTGGAACACCTTCCTGCGCTTTGGCCTCCTGATGGTGTTGATTCTTTTCATCTCCTGTTTGATCTACTGTGTCCTGTTCCGGAAGCAGCAGCAGACGCAGCTGGAGCCACTTGAG gtgcATGTAGCTGAGTTACAGCTGAATCTCACAG TTCCTCGGAAGGACCTTACACTGCACTGGGAGGCCGGTCCAACCTTGGGAAGATCCTTCACTCATGGACCAGGGCTGGAGAAGGGGCAGCTGTATATCCGTCGTGACGGCATCTACAGGCTGCATATCCAAGTGACACTGGCCAACTGCTCTGCAGCATGCAGCACCGTGCAGCCCAGGGCCACCGTGACTGTGAGCATCTGCTCCCCTGCCAGCCACAGCATCAGCCTGCTGCGCCTGCACTTTGGACAGAGCTGCACCGTGGCATCCCAGCGCCTGACTCGCCTGGCCCTCGGGGATATCCTCTGCACCAACCtcaccctgcctctgctgccctccCGCAACGCTGACGAGACTTTCTTCGGCATTCACTGGGTATACCCCTGA